In Haemorhous mexicanus isolate bHaeMex1 chromosome 6, bHaeMex1.pri, whole genome shotgun sequence, a single window of DNA contains:
- the TMEM179 gene encoding transmembrane protein 179: MALSNFLFAQCICYFLAFLFSFIVVVPLSENGNDFHGRCLLFTEGMWLNANLTVERQRFTVQEWGPEAACRFSIFTGLLSLLLATVQAWRTLFFLCKGHEDSFFYAFLNLLISAFVVFITFIASTIVSVGFNMWCDAITEKGSMPNSCEELQDIDLELNLENSAFYDQFAIAQFGLWAAWLTWLAITILAFLKVYHNYRQEDLLDSLIHEKELLLGRSPSRSSLQDDKSGMI; this comes from the exons ATGGCGCTCAGCAATTTCCTCTTCGCTCAGTGCATCTGCTATTTCCTGGCCTTTCTCTTCAGCTTCATCGTGGTGGTGCCACTCTCCGAGAATGGCAACGACTTCCACGGCCGGTGCCTGCTCTTCACCGAGGGCATGTGGCTCAACGCCAACCTGACGGTGGAGCGGCAGCGCTTCACGGTGCAGGAGTGGGGGCCCGAGGCCGCCTGCCGCTTTAGCATCTTCACcgggctcctctccctgctgctggccacagtgcaggcctggaggaccctcttcttcctctgcaaAGGGCACGAGGA CTCTTTCTTTTACGCCTTCCTGAATCTGCTGATCAGCGCCTTTGTGGTGTTCATCACATTTATTGCCAGCACTATAGTGAGTGTAGGATTTAACATGTGGTGTGATGCAATTACTGAAAAAGGAAGCATGCCAAATAG CTGTGAAGAATTGCAGGATATAGATCTTGAGCTGAACTTGGAAAACTCTGCTTTCTATGACCAATTTGCTATTGCACAG ttTGGTCTCTGGGCTGCCTGGCTGACTTGGCTGGCAATTACCATTCTGGCTTTCCTGAAGGTTTATCACAACTACAGACAGGAGGATCTGCTAGACAGCCTGATCCAtgagaaggagctgctgctaGGAAGATCCCCTTCACGATCTTCTTTGCAAGATGACAAAAGTGGCATGATCTAA